A single window of Sphingobacterium sp. ML3W DNA harbors:
- a CDS encoding class I SAM-dependent rRNA methyltransferase, whose protein sequence is MKKIILNKGKDKAAWQLHPWIFSGAIKRIDGAPENGDVVTVFNAENEFIAFGLFHDSSRVAVRLLEWHPDQQIDDQWWRTRIQKAVEARRHLLVAGENDTARLIFAEADFVPGLIVDKYADYISIQVHAAGVEKIKNVVIDELNKLLSPKGIYERSDLKSREYEGLPDTNGVIFGETPPEFVEIVENGIRYQVNIVDGQKSGFYCDQRENRALTAHYVKGKKVLDCFCYSGGFTLNAFRGGAASVTSVDSSALAIETLNGNMILNGYDTTNYTAIQSDVNKQLKIFAEGNEKFDVIILDPPKYAPSRSSLERASRAYKDLNRRGLMLLESGGLLATFSCSGAMDIDTFKQVLAWAALDAGKEIQFIKQFHQPDDHPVRASFPEGEYLKGLLVRVI, encoded by the coding sequence ATGAAAAAAATTATTCTGAATAAAGGAAAAGATAAAGCAGCTTGGCAGCTTCATCCTTGGATTTTTTCTGGTGCAATAAAGCGTATAGACGGTGCACCTGAAAATGGGGATGTCGTTACTGTTTTTAATGCAGAAAATGAGTTTATAGCCTTTGGCCTTTTTCACGATTCATCTCGTGTTGCTGTTCGTTTATTAGAGTGGCATCCGGATCAGCAAATTGATGACCAATGGTGGAGGACAAGGATTCAAAAAGCTGTTGAAGCTCGCCGTCATTTGTTGGTTGCAGGAGAGAATGATACAGCTAGATTGATTTTTGCTGAGGCTGATTTTGTACCGGGCTTAATCGTTGATAAATATGCCGATTATATCTCTATACAAGTGCACGCAGCAGGGGTGGAGAAGATTAAGAATGTTGTAATAGACGAACTTAATAAATTATTAAGCCCTAAAGGCATCTATGAGAGGTCTGACCTTAAGTCTCGTGAATATGAAGGCTTACCGGATACTAACGGTGTTATTTTTGGTGAAACTCCTCCCGAATTTGTTGAGATTGTTGAAAATGGTATTCGATATCAAGTAAATATTGTAGATGGTCAAAAATCAGGGTTCTATTGTGATCAACGTGAAAACAGGGCTTTAACGGCTCATTATGTAAAAGGTAAAAAGGTTTTGGATTGCTTTTGTTATTCAGGTGGTTTCACTTTAAACGCGTTCCGAGGAGGTGCTGCAAGTGTAACATCTGTGGATAGTTCGGCATTGGCCATCGAAACACTCAATGGTAACATGATTTTGAATGGCTATGATACAACAAACTATACCGCAATCCAGTCAGATGTCAATAAGCAACTGAAAATTTTTGCTGAAGGCAATGAAAAATTCGATGTAATAATTTTAGATCCACCGAAATATGCACCTTCCAGATCATCTTTAGAACGTGCTTCTCGTGCCTATAAGGATTTAAATAGGAGAGGGCTTATGCTCTTGGAATCAGGGGGCTTGTTAGCAACATTTTCCTGTTCTGGAGCAATGGATATCGATACCTTTAAGCAGGTTCTGGCATGGGCTGCGCTGGATGCTGGTAAAGAAATACAGTTTATCAAACAGTTTCATCAACCCGATGATCACCCAGTAAGGGCATCTTTTCCGGAAGGAGAGTACTTAAAAGGATTATTAGTAAGAGTTATTTAA
- the thrC gene encoding threonine synthase: MKFYSTNNKALRVSFKEAVFNSLPADKGLYMPEVIPQLDPYFIKNIQQYSIQEIAFRIAQTFIEDDIPSDALKNIIEDAISFNAPVKFLSADTGVLELFHGPSYAFKDFGARFMSRVMAYFSTSDDALLDVLVATSGDTGGAVASGFLGVEGTRVTILYPKGKVSEIQELQLTTNGRNIRAIEVDGTFDDCQALVKRAFNDQELNGCLRLTSANSINIARLIPQTFYYFYAYAQLKAQGIDRVVFTVPSGNFGNIGAGLLAYKMGLPVEQFVAATNANDTVPRFLRNGLYEPKPSIQTLANAMDVGDPSNWVRIRDLFENNLENLNRMITSYSYTDKQTKAAMEQLHHTYHYIACPHTAIAWLGSQAYRGEHPGSYGSIFLSTAHPCKFPDAISEEVFKKIKLPEGVEQLQHKTKDVVVLPAEFDAFKNYLIANK; the protein is encoded by the coding sequence ATGAAATTTTATAGTACCAATAATAAAGCACTACGTGTATCATTTAAAGAAGCGGTTTTCAACTCCTTACCTGCAGATAAAGGTCTTTATATGCCAGAAGTGATACCTCAATTGGATCCTTATTTTATAAAAAATATTCAACAATATTCAATTCAGGAAATAGCATTTAGAATTGCTCAAACTTTTATTGAGGATGATATTCCTTCTGATGCATTAAAAAATATAATTGAAGATGCGATTAGCTTTAATGCTCCGGTTAAATTCTTAAGTGCAGATACAGGCGTTTTAGAATTATTTCATGGGCCTTCTTATGCCTTCAAGGATTTTGGAGCACGATTTATGAGTCGGGTAATGGCTTATTTTTCTACTTCTGATGATGCTTTACTAGATGTTTTAGTCGCAACTTCGGGCGATACGGGGGGGGCGGTAGCTTCCGGATTTTTAGGTGTTGAGGGTACTCGCGTAACGATCTTATATCCTAAGGGTAAAGTTTCTGAGATTCAGGAATTACAATTAACAACTAATGGTCGAAATATAAGAGCAATTGAGGTTGACGGTACTTTCGATGATTGTCAGGCTTTAGTTAAGCGTGCTTTTAATGACCAGGAGCTCAATGGATGTCTTAGACTTACATCTGCTAATTCTATTAATATTGCCCGATTGATTCCACAGACATTCTATTATTTCTACGCATACGCACAACTAAAAGCACAGGGAATCGATCGTGTTGTTTTTACCGTTCCCAGTGGTAATTTTGGTAATATTGGAGCAGGATTACTGGCTTATAAAATGGGACTTCCTGTAGAACAATTTGTTGCAGCTACTAATGCAAATGATACTGTTCCTCGTTTTCTTAGGAATGGATTATATGAACCCAAACCATCTATACAAACACTAGCAAATGCAATGGATGTTGGAGACCCAAGTAATTGGGTTCGAATTCGGGATCTATTTGAGAATAATTTAGAAAACCTGAATAGGATGATTACCTCTTACAGCTATACTGATAAGCAAACAAAGGCTGCTATGGAGCAGTTGCATCATACTTATCACTATATTGCTTGCCCACATACGGCAATTGCATGGTTGGGTTCTCAGGCGTATAGAGGTGAACATCCTGGGTCTTATGGTTCGATTTTCTTATCCACTGCCCATCCTTGTAAATTCCCGGATGCAATTTCAGAAGAGGTTTTCAAAAAAATCAAGTTGCCTGAAGGTGTAGAACAACTTCAACATAAAACGAAGGATGTTGTGGTATTACCTGCTGAATTTGATGCATTCAAAAACTATTTGATTGCTAATAAATAA
- a CDS encoding homoserine kinase has translation MNTSYLKKKINVDTMLAEVRVFAPATVANMICGFDILGFALEEPGDEVVMRKTNKPGVVITKITGDDGRLPLDTNQNTVSACVQFLLQHLDLQDQVGVEIELHKHMPIGSGLGSSAASTVAGLYAINKMLGDPLSKDELLPFCVEGERLACGHGHADNVAPSLFGGITLIRGNDPLDLIPLPVPQELIAAVVFPQVDVPTRDARQLIKEKILLKDAVIQWGNIAGLVAGLFKEDYDLIARSMKDVLIEPTRAILIPQFYEMKQIALENGALSFGISGSGPSVVAFTRDRDKAKQIVDKIQAHLGLADIESFGYVSGVNIQGPKVLN, from the coding sequence ATGAATACTTCATACTTGAAGAAAAAAATAAACGTTGATACTATGCTGGCTGAAGTTCGAGTCTTTGCTCCTGCGACAGTCGCGAATATGATTTGTGGCTTTGATATCTTAGGGTTTGCTCTAGAAGAACCAGGTGATGAGGTCGTCATGCGTAAAACAAATAAGCCAGGTGTTGTTATTACTAAAATAACTGGCGACGATGGACGACTTCCCCTAGATACCAATCAAAATACAGTATCCGCTTGTGTTCAATTTTTATTACAACATTTGGACCTACAAGATCAGGTGGGAGTCGAGATTGAATTGCATAAACATATGCCGATTGGATCGGGGTTAGGTTCCAGTGCAGCCAGTACGGTTGCAGGATTATATGCCATCAATAAAATGTTGGGAGATCCGTTATCCAAAGATGAATTACTTCCCTTTTGTGTAGAAGGGGAACGTCTTGCTTGTGGACATGGTCATGCAGACAATGTAGCTCCTTCGTTATTTGGAGGCATCACCTTAATAAGAGGGAACGATCCTTTGGATTTGATTCCGCTGCCCGTTCCTCAGGAACTAATTGCAGCTGTTGTATTTCCACAGGTAGATGTACCTACGCGAGATGCAAGGCAATTAATCAAAGAGAAAATATTGTTAAAAGATGCAGTTATACAATGGGGAAATATTGCAGGATTAGTGGCCGGTTTATTTAAAGAAGATTATGACTTGATTGCTAGAAGTATGAAAGACGTGCTCATAGAACCTACTCGTGCGATTTTAATACCTCAGTTTTATGAGATGAAACAAATTGCTTTGGAAAATGGGGCATTAAGTTTTGGTATTTCTGGATCTGGACCTTCGGTGGTGGCTTTTACGAGAGATCGCGATAAGGCTAAACAAATTGTGGACAAGATTCAAGCTCATCTTGGTTTGGCTGACATAGAGAGTTTTGGTTACGTATCTGGTGTAAATATTCAAGGACCTAAAGTATTAAATTAG
- the thrA gene encoding bifunctional aspartate kinase/homoserine dehydrogenase I, whose translation MKILKFGGTSVGSAESIKAVLDIVKKSYDSGEQPLVVLSAMSGVTNLLTKMAVDASEGKSFHEELSLIEVKHFDVIKALITVKYQNPVFTKLKLFFNEIEELLQGIFALRELSEQSKDLIVSYGERCSAFMISKISEQHIQTSMFVDASHYIKTDSQFGHAHVNDVLTEQLINSLYLTNSDQLLFVTGFIASNEKGRITTLGRGGSDYTAAIFGSVLNASAIEIWTDVNGMLTADPRIVKKAFSLPVLSYTEAMELSYFGAKVIYPPTMIPAFLKKIPIVIRNTFEPDFAGTFIQFESGKTSLPIKGISSIAEIAIINLSGSGMIGKSGFSGRLFTLLAREQINVVLITQSSSEHSITFAVNPEDALRAKTLIENEFELELQANKLIQPEIENNLSVLAIVGENMKKTPGMSGRLFSSLGRNGINVRAIAQGSSEYNISVIINKNDLSKALNAVHDAFFAELKKTLHVFNLGTGNIGSTLFKQLDNQYDFLLKNNDLDIKVVGISNSKKMLFKLDGVDLANWDTELLEQGEDADLSVFIERMKGFNLPNCVFIDNTASRLPATYYEGIFKANISIVTCNKIANSGRYEQYKVLRETAHKHGVDFFYETNVGAGLPIVRVLKDLMLSGDRIVKIEAILSGTISYIFNNFKDEVSFYDVVKEAQGLGYTEPDPRDDLGGVDFMRKMLILARDAGYAIESEDVNLGAILPESCLNANSVENFYEELRNENDYFESLKERARVENKVIRYIGKLEDGVVSISVQLVDSQHPFYALSGSDNIISFTTQRYKERPLVVKGPGAGAEVTAAGVFADLVNVGA comes from the coding sequence ATGAAAATTTTAAAATTTGGAGGAACGTCGGTAGGGTCTGCGGAAAGTATCAAAGCAGTACTTGATATCGTTAAGAAATCGTACGATTCAGGAGAGCAGCCATTGGTTGTTTTATCTGCTATGTCTGGTGTGACCAACTTACTTACAAAAATGGCTGTGGATGCCTCCGAAGGAAAGTCATTTCATGAGGAACTCTCATTAATTGAGGTCAAGCATTTCGACGTGATTAAAGCATTAATCACGGTTAAATATCAGAATCCGGTGTTCACAAAGTTGAAGCTATTCTTTAATGAAATAGAAGAATTGTTACAAGGAATCTTTGCATTGAGAGAATTGAGTGAACAAAGCAAGGATTTAATCGTGAGTTATGGTGAACGTTGCTCTGCTTTTATGATTTCAAAAATTTCGGAGCAACATATACAGACCTCTATGTTCGTAGATGCTTCACATTATATTAAAACAGATTCACAGTTTGGACATGCTCATGTCAATGATGTTCTGACAGAGCAACTTATTAATTCTTTGTATTTAACAAATAGTGATCAGCTGTTATTCGTTACTGGATTTATTGCGTCAAATGAAAAAGGTCGTATTACCACCTTAGGTAGAGGAGGCTCGGATTATACAGCAGCTATTTTTGGGTCTGTCCTGAATGCCTCTGCTATCGAAATATGGACTGATGTAAACGGTATGTTGACAGCGGATCCTCGTATTGTTAAAAAAGCGTTCTCATTGCCGGTTCTTTCCTATACGGAGGCTATGGAATTGTCTTACTTCGGTGCAAAGGTAATTTATCCGCCAACGATGATACCTGCATTTTTGAAAAAAATACCAATTGTTATTCGTAATACTTTTGAACCCGACTTTGCAGGAACTTTTATTCAGTTTGAGAGTGGTAAGACATCGTTGCCGATTAAGGGTATTTCTTCGATAGCGGAAATAGCAATTATTAATTTGAGTGGCTCAGGTATGATCGGCAAATCGGGGTTTAGTGGTCGTTTATTTACGCTGTTGGCAAGAGAGCAGATTAACGTTGTTTTAATTACTCAATCTTCTTCTGAGCATAGTATTACTTTTGCTGTAAACCCGGAAGATGCTTTACGTGCTAAAACTTTGATTGAAAATGAATTTGAATTGGAGTTACAGGCGAATAAATTAATCCAACCTGAAATAGAGAATAACTTATCTGTCCTTGCTATTGTTGGCGAGAATATGAAAAAGACACCGGGGATGTCAGGAAGATTATTTTCTTCGTTAGGGCGTAATGGTATCAATGTGAGAGCAATAGCACAAGGGTCTTCAGAATATAATATTTCTGTTATTATTAATAAAAATGATTTGTCAAAGGCGCTGAATGCAGTACATGATGCATTTTTTGCAGAGCTTAAGAAAACATTACATGTTTTTAATTTGGGTACTGGTAATATCGGCTCTACGTTATTTAAACAATTGGATAATCAATATGATTTCTTATTGAAGAATAATGATCTCGATATTAAAGTTGTTGGTATTTCAAACAGTAAAAAAATGTTATTCAAATTGGATGGCGTTGATTTGGCAAATTGGGATACAGAACTATTAGAGCAAGGTGAAGATGCTGATCTGTCTGTATTCATAGAGCGTATGAAAGGATTTAATCTTCCTAATTGTGTCTTTATTGACAATACAGCTAGTCGACTTCCAGCTACTTATTATGAAGGAATTTTTAAAGCTAATATCTCTATCGTCACCTGCAATAAAATTGCCAATTCAGGGCGATACGAACAATATAAGGTCTTACGTGAAACGGCTCACAAGCATGGTGTAGATTTTTTTTATGAAACAAATGTGGGTGCTGGACTTCCAATTGTCCGTGTTTTAAAAGATCTGATGTTAAGCGGAGATCGAATAGTGAAAATTGAGGCTATTCTTTCTGGTACAATTTCTTACATCTTTAATAATTTTAAAGATGAGGTTTCTTTTTATGATGTAGTCAAGGAGGCTCAGGGTTTGGGGTATACAGAACCTGATCCAAGGGATGATTTGGGGGGTGTTGATTTTATGCGTAAGATGCTGATTTTAGCACGAGATGCAGGGTATGCTATCGAATCTGAAGATGTAAATTTAGGAGCTATTTTACCTGAATCTTGTTTGAATGCAAATTCTGTTGAGAATTTTTATGAGGAATTGAGAAATGAGAATGATTATTTTGAATCGCTAAAAGAAAGAGCTCGTGTTGAGAATAAAGTCATTCGTTATATCGGAAAATTGGAGGATGGTGTGGTATCTATTTCGGTTCAATTGGTCGATAGTCAACATCCTTTCTATGCCCTGTCTGGAAGTGATAATATTATTTCGTTCACGACACAACGTTATAAAGAAAGACCATTGGTTGTCAAAGGTCCTGGCGCAGGAGCAGAAGTAACGGCTGCGGGGGTTTTTGCTGATTTAGTAAATGTTGGCGCGTAA
- a CDS encoding C40 family peptidase gives MKTKKILASMLFIGLCLVSQAQSTKTQSKPESDPDNLAKEYFSQIMGVAVSATTNTKLYQFVYEWLGTPYRLGGDSKRGIDCSKFSLELYDKVFNTTLGYNSRNQYSQIKTVKKDELKAGDLVFFKIRSKSITHVGVYIGDNKFAHASSSKGVMISNLGEAYWRRYYYDGGRLPDDNKSLTADILNAENSEKFN, from the coding sequence ATGAAAACAAAGAAAATATTAGCTTCAATGCTATTTATAGGCTTATGTCTAGTGTCGCAGGCACAATCAACGAAAACCCAATCTAAACCGGAATCTGACCCGGACAATCTCGCCAAAGAATACTTCTCACAAATCATGGGAGTTGCAGTATCAGCAACTACAAATACAAAATTATATCAATTTGTTTACGAATGGTTAGGAACTCCTTATCGCTTAGGTGGTGACTCAAAAAGAGGTATTGATTGTTCGAAATTCTCTTTAGAATTATACGACAAAGTATTTAATACGACGTTGGGTTATAATAGCCGTAATCAATATTCACAAATTAAGACTGTTAAAAAAGATGAATTAAAAGCAGGTGATTTGGTATTTTTCAAGATTAGAAGTAAAAGTATTACACATGTTGGAGTTTATATCGGAGATAACAAATTCGCTCATGCTTCTTCAAGTAAAGGCGTTATGATCAGCAATTTAGGAGAAGCCTATTGGAGACGTTATTATTATGACGGAGGTAGACTTCCTGATGATAACAAATCACTTACAGCCGATATATTAAATGCTGAAAATTCAGAGAAATTCAATTAA
- a CDS encoding phosphoribosyltransferase family protein codes for MSSKKTLILDKEQIKQKSIRIAYQILEDNFEEDTLVLVGIADRGYVFAQRLQKILAEISDKNIELLKVTMNKTSRSLKAETDYPIETVKNKTLILVDDVLNSGRTLAYGLGVFLNVPIKKMRTAVLIDRSHPKFPIVSDYYGLKLSTILKEHVEVNLEGFEAEDDAAWLV; via the coding sequence ATGTCGTCAAAGAAAACGCTCATATTAGATAAAGAACAAATAAAGCAAAAATCAATACGCATAGCCTATCAGATTTTAGAAGATAATTTTGAAGAAGATACATTAGTATTGGTTGGCATAGCTGATAGAGGATATGTTTTTGCACAACGCTTACAGAAGATATTGGCAGAAATATCAGATAAAAATATTGAGCTTTTAAAAGTAACGATGAACAAAACCAGTCGCTCCTTAAAGGCGGAGACAGACTATCCTATTGAAACTGTAAAAAATAAAACGTTAATATTAGTGGACGACGTATTAAATAGCGGAAGAACACTAGCCTATGGTCTAGGAGTATTTTTAAACGTCCCTATTAAAAAAATGAGAACAGCTGTACTTATTGATAGAAGCCACCCGAAATTTCCAATCGTAAGCGATTATTATGGGTTAAAGCTATCTACTATACTAAAAGAGCATGTAGAGGTTAACCTTGAAGGATTCGAAGCAGAGGATGATGCTGCCTGGTTAGTTTAG
- a CDS encoding lytic transglycosylase domain-containing protein, which produces MFAQESSIDEMRNSTQAIILASLDREKAAILQQLDSIKFVNAGEQDVEGVVFDIDDVHVVRKLNALAREVPLDYNQYVRKYIDLYSSKNYAGHMSRMLGLAQYYFPLYERILSEVGVPKEIKYLSIIESALNPHDVSRVGATGPWQFMYGTAKMYDLTMDNYVDERKDPIASSYAAAKYMKEAYAEFGDWLLAIASYNCGKGGVKRAILRSGKIQPSFWEVAPFLPKETRNYIPAYIAMTYTLGYAQDNGIEAKESDLALNTQVLEIDKFVSISEVAKAIDVSEESLKLLNPAYKKGIVNGSDESHRRLIIPELIEDINREQLYLALNTAVEKPIQVVETANDDIRVSGQLSAAKKHQVRKGENLAFIAKKYNVSVQNLKAWNNLKNSNVRVGSSLLVKSGGVNNRLAQKTNASSAKKSNFSVYTVKKGDTLSGIASNKGISLLKLKADNNLSHSRLKPGMKLKINKG; this is translated from the coding sequence TTGTTTGCACAAGAAAGCTCTATTGATGAGATGAGGAATTCTACACAAGCGATTATTTTAGCGAGTCTTGATCGTGAGAAGGCGGCTATTTTACAACAGCTTGATAGTATTAAATTCGTGAACGCTGGTGAACAGGATGTCGAGGGAGTAGTCTTTGATATCGATGATGTCCATGTTGTTAGAAAATTGAATGCCTTAGCACGCGAAGTACCGTTAGACTATAACCAGTATGTTCGTAAATATATAGACCTTTACAGTTCTAAAAATTATGCGGGGCACATGTCTCGTATGTTAGGTTTGGCGCAGTATTATTTTCCGCTTTATGAACGTATCCTATCCGAGGTAGGTGTACCTAAAGAGATAAAATATCTTTCAATCATTGAATCGGCTTTAAATCCGCATGATGTGTCAAGGGTAGGGGCTACAGGACCATGGCAGTTCATGTATGGAACAGCAAAGATGTATGACTTAACGATGGATAATTACGTTGATGAGCGTAAAGATCCTATAGCTTCTAGTTATGCTGCTGCTAAATATATGAAAGAAGCTTACGCTGAATTTGGAGATTGGTTATTAGCGATTGCCTCCTATAATTGTGGAAAAGGTGGGGTTAAGCGTGCCATTTTAAGATCTGGGAAAATTCAACCTTCATTTTGGGAAGTTGCACCTTTTTTACCTAAAGAAACTAGAAATTATATTCCAGCTTATATCGCAATGACTTATACATTAGGATATGCACAAGATAATGGAATAGAAGCAAAAGAGAGTGATCTGGCATTAAATACGCAAGTTTTAGAAATTGATAAGTTTGTTTCAATATCAGAAGTGGCTAAAGCAATTGATGTTTCAGAAGAAAGTTTGAAATTATTAAATCCTGCCTATAAAAAAGGTATCGTCAATGGTTCAGATGAATCTCATCGGCGCTTAATTATTCCAGAATTAATCGAAGATATCAACAGGGAGCAGCTTTATCTCGCTTTAAATACAGCCGTAGAAAAACCTATTCAAGTCGTTGAAACAGCTAATGATGATATTCGCGTTAGTGGCCAGCTTAGCGCCGCTAAAAAACATCAAGTGAGAAAGGGTGAGAATCTAGCTTTTATTGCAAAAAAATATAATGTTAGTGTTCAAAACCTTAAAGCTTGGAATAATCTAAAAAATTCAAATGTTAGAGTAGGTTCTTCATTGCTCGTCAAAAGCGGTGGTGTAAACAATAGGTTGGCTCAAAAAACAAATGCTTCTTCAGCAAAGAAATCAAATTTTTCGGTATATACAGTGAAAAAGGGGGATACGCTTTCTGGTATTGCAAGTAATAAGGGAATTTCATTATTAAAATTGAAAGCTGATAATAATTTGTCGCATTCGAGATTGAAACCTGGTATGAAATTGAAGATTAATAAAGGTTAA
- a CDS encoding twin-arginine translocase TatA/TatE family subunit, producing the protein MLTSGLLIMGIGGQELIIIVVILLLLFGGKKIPELMRGLGKGVKEFKDGQKEDSTEDTKEKTTENK; encoded by the coding sequence ATGTTGACATCAGGGTTATTAATAATGGGTATTGGAGGTCAGGAATTAATTATAATCGTTGTAATATTATTATTATTATTTGGCGGTAAAAAAATTCCTGAATTGATGCGTGGATTAGGTAAAGGTGTAAAAGAATTCAAAGACGGACAGAAAGAGGATTCTACAGAGGATACTAAAGAAAAAACAACGGAGAATAAATAG
- a CDS encoding murein hydrolase activator EnvC family protein, with protein MNFKRTTLSIIAFFLMLGVGFSQTRAELEKKREKINREIAELQKTLKETTTEKLLTQKQVSALSSQINLRQEKISTISTELSLINRQINANTNAVDKLKAELEKMRNDYEKMVMFAFRNRNAYNKLMFIFASKDFNQGFRRVKYLQQFNDSRKLKASEIEGTKKQIEQKIAQLQADRNKHKQLLNEQEQEKKTIAEQRAVFSKELSSLITTEKGVKSDITQKQKEERKLRSAIQAIIKREIEAERRRQEAARRAAEAAAARSAKKNDTKEAPKEATKSTARKSDSEVLRATPEAARLSADFRSNRGRLPWPVSNAKILQSFGTDKTGRNVSVSHESLKLQTSSGAGVKAVFSGTVTSTLTLNGLKVIIISHGEFFSVYSNLASFNVSKGQKVSAGQAIGTVANDPDLDAPVLDFQIWQGQIPMNPQSWLAN; from the coding sequence ATGAATTTTAAAAGAACAACACTAAGTATAATTGCGTTTTTTTTGATGCTGGGGGTCGGTTTTTCGCAAACTAGAGCTGAGCTTGAGAAAAAACGGGAGAAAATAAATCGTGAAATCGCGGAGTTGCAAAAAACGCTAAAAGAAACGACAACTGAGAAATTATTGACTCAAAAGCAGGTAAGTGCGTTGAGTAGTCAAATTAATTTGAGGCAAGAGAAAATATCAACGATTAGCACGGAACTAAGTTTAATTAATCGCCAGATTAATGCCAACACAAATGCTGTTGATAAATTAAAAGCTGAATTGGAGAAAATGCGTAACGATTATGAAAAGATGGTCATGTTTGCCTTCCGTAATCGTAATGCTTATAATAAGCTCATGTTTATTTTTGCTTCAAAAGATTTTAATCAAGGATTCCGTCGAGTGAAATATTTACAACAATTCAATGATTCTCGGAAATTAAAGGCAAGTGAAATAGAGGGGACTAAAAAACAAATAGAACAAAAAATAGCACAATTACAAGCTGACCGTAATAAACATAAGCAATTATTAAATGAACAAGAACAAGAGAAAAAAACGATTGCAGAGCAACGTGCAGTTTTCTCTAAAGAACTCAGTTCTTTAATAACGACCGAAAAAGGTGTGAAAAGTGATATTACGCAAAAACAAAAAGAAGAACGTAAGTTGAGGTCGGCTATTCAAGCGATTATTAAGCGAGAGATTGAGGCTGAACGAAGAAGGCAAGAAGCGGCACGTAGAGCAGCGGAAGCTGCTGCAGCACGAAGTGCTAAGAAAAATGATACGAAAGAGGCGCCTAAGGAAGCAACTAAGTCTACTGCAAGAAAATCAGATTCTGAAGTATTGCGTGCTACACCAGAAGCTGCACGTCTTTCTGCAGACTTTAGATCAAATCGTGGACGATTACCATGGCCAGTATCGAATGCGAAAATATTACAAAGTTTTGGTACCGATAAAACGGGGCGGAATGTTTCTGTGAGTCACGAATCATTAAAATTGCAGACAAGTAGTGGAGCTGGTGTGAAAGCCGTGTTTTCAGGAACTGTTACCAGTACATTGACGCTTAACGGTCTTAAAGTAATTATTATTTCTCACGGTGAATTCTTCTCGGTTTATAGTAATTTAGCTAGTTTTAATGTATCTAAAGGACAGAAAGTTTCGGCAGGACAAGCAATCGGAACCGTTGCAAATGATCCAGATTTGGATGCACCGGTGTTGGATTTTCAGATTTGGCAAGGACAAATTCCGATGAATCCGCAATCATGGTTAGCGAATTAA